The genomic segment TTGAGGGGATGGCGATTGAAAAAAGGCCAATTGGGAACAGTAATGAGAGAAGTCAATAGAACGCCAGAAGCATATATCAGCAGCATTATCTGAAATGAGCCCAAAACAAAGCCTGAAATAAATGCCACCACAGCAAAGCTCACCAGCATTATCTGCATGAGTTGCTCTGCTAGCTTCTGCCCTTGCCAATCCATCTATCAATAGATAGCATAAAATGTCTATCACACAAAAAATCAATAACATAAAGAACGAGGATAAGAACTGGAGATAGATGGCAACACATCCAAGAACGAAGTACACTAATACTCAATTCCTTGGGACACAAATGCTATTCTAGCAGAGAACCACGAGGCTTATActaaaatggtaaaagaatCCGCAGTCTGGGAtcaaaatggtaaaagaatATCTTCATCTTGCAGAGAGTATATACTAAAATTTGTAGCACTCTAAACGACATGACAATGAAAACTAGTACTACGATTCAGATCTAACAACCCCAGCTTGCAATAGCAACTAGAAACTTCACCAACAAACTATCAAAGCAATTGAAAACTGTCAATTAACTAAATTGTGAAGCAAAAGTGATCTTCAAGGATTAAAATGGCATCCTCATAATTCACATACTATTTAAATCGAGAAGCTCAATACAAATATCAACAAATACAATGCCGAGCAAGTTCAAGATTTATAAGACACCATAAAAGAGGTCAAACGAGCTCCCTGTAATTAAAAATTCacccaaaaaaatccaaatttgaGGGAAAGAGTAATTTTAGATGCTCAAATCGGATTAAGACTCCAACAAAAGTAGCTCAGGTCAAACTATAAACAGCTCGAATTTCattaaaaagaatttaaaaaaaaagaacagatctataaatatttaaaagaaaaaagcccAAACGAAATTAGCTGAAGACTAAAAGCAGGACAAGGCATGATTGACATAAATTCCCAATATTTAGACAGAAGATTCATATGGCAGTAGTAGTACCGAAATCATCCGTATGGCGACAGAAGAGCGAAACAAAAGATCACACGGAACTGATAATTAGGaacgaaaaaaagaaagaagatgaagatttaaaaaaaaaaatggggaatATAAAAAATTACCTGGGAAATGGAAATGTGAGGGAAGTGAGCCTGAGGGGGAAGCTGCGAGAGTAGGCGGTGGGAGTACGCGCAGAAGAGGAGGAAACGTCCCAAGAAATGGAGGAAACGGATAGGTGAAGTCGTGAAGAGATATAATAGtaatacttaaaaaaaataataaaatgaaaGAATAGGTGCGGGCCAACAAAATACATGAAACGCAAATTAGAAGCATCCGAGCCCAGCTGAGTTGCTAAATTATTGCGGAAGGTGGCCCAGTTCGGAAGCCTCAGAAGGCCCAGTCCACGTGGGCACACTCACAATAGAATTCCCAACTGCCGGCCTTTCCAATTTTCGTGAGAGAAATCCAGAAGcactgaagaagaagaagaagaagatgatgatgatgatgatgaaaatgaaattctcacacttgaataaAGATTCCAGTAAAATCCTCACCACTAAGATAAAACGGATGATCTAATTTGCGATATTACTCTTCTTCGCTGTTGTTTCTCGCTAATAGGAAGTGACTACTTAGTAGTAGAAGTACAGACTTCCGACTAGCTCTTCCGGTGATGATGATCCGTCCCATTTCACTTATCCGCCTTAGGACGACGACGTTTTTAACAGTTCCACTTTCCTCAGCCCTGTTCGCGGTTGATGGCTGCCACCGCTATTTCTCCATCTTCGCCGCAGCGGCTCGGCGCCACTCCCAAAACCTTAGCCAAAATGTGTCCAGGAAGCCTGATCAACCTAACAAAAACCTCCTCAAAGCTCGCGAAACTGTTAAGCAGCTCTCCTCTTTGGCTCCGGTTCTGAACCAAGACAATAAGCCTCGGCTCTCGAAAAGCCAAGCCGTCGGGCTAGTGGCCGCTTCCCAAGCAAATTTCATGCGCGTCATTGTCCAACAGCTTCCTGAAGAAGAGAATGAAAATGAATTAGCAGATtctggaggaggaggaggaggaggaggaagaggagcAGCAGGAGAAGGAGCTATTGGAATGGAATTGCTGTGTGTGGTGAAGGTTGTattgaaaaagataaaaaggagaGTACTAGTTGGGGATAAGGTTTTGGTAGGCTCTATTGATTGGGTTGATAGGAGGGGGATGATAGAAGATGTCTTCCAAA from the Coffea arabica cultivar ET-39 chromosome 11e, Coffea Arabica ET-39 HiFi, whole genome shotgun sequence genome contains:
- the LOC113719192 gene encoding signal peptidase complex subunit 1-like, translating into MDWQGQKLAEQLMQIMLVSFAVVAFISGFVLGSFQIMLLIYASGVLLTSLITVPNWPFFNRHPLKWLDPSEAEKHPKPVSANTSSKKKTGKK